A stretch of DNA from Curtobacterium sp. MCBD17_035:
GGACTCGCTCGGGAACCGTCCTTCGGCGTCGATCCGGTCCGCCCACTCGGCGGCGACGCCCGCGGCCTCGACCGCGCGGTCGTGCAGGGAGACGACGTCCGTGGCGCGGACGTCGGGGAGGACCGTCACGCTGCCACCGCCTGAGCGCGGACGACCGCCTCGATCGACGCGATCGTGGCGAACGTGCTGCGGGTGAGCGCCTCGTCGGGGAACTCGATGTCGCACTCCTCCTCGACGGCGAGCATGACCGTGATGGTCGCGTGTGACGTCAGGCCGACCTGGTACAGGTCGTCGGTGTCGAGGACCTGGGCGACGGGGACGGAGAGGTGGCCGTGGCGCTCGAGGACCTCGCGGATGATCGTGGACATTGGCTGGTGTTCCTTCCCCCGGATGACGGAGACGGCGGTCGCGGCGGCGAATCCGCCCTCGTGGGTGAGCGAGACGCTCACGGACTGGAGCCGTTCGCGGACCGATCGGTCACGGGCGGCGTGGTGGAGCCGGACGACGGGTGCGCCGCTCGGCAGGCTGAGGATCTCGACGTCGTGCGGCAGCACCGGCTCGTCGGGAGCCGGGCGGAGCAGCTTGACCACGGCCTCCTTGCCGGCGAAGCGCGCGGCGACGCGGTGCGGCTCGTCGTGGCACTGGAGCCGCTCCCTGGGCGACAGGATGCGGTCGAGGTAGCGGTCGCCGAACCGGTCGATGCTCGCGGCGACCGTCTGCACGGCGATCATGTCCGTGCCGACCCGGATGCGGGGGCTCATGCGGACGCTCCGTAGTGCTCGAGGACCCGGTCGACGTGCCGGTCCATGTCGAGTTCCTCAGCGCGACGGGTCGCTCCCGCGCGGAGTGCGGCGCGGAGCGCGCGGTCGTCGACGAGTCGTTCGATCGCGCCCCGGAGCGCGGCGGCGGTGGGCGGCACGACGAGGCCGCTGTCGCCGTCCGCGACGAGCGGGGGTGACGCCGTGGTCGTGGTGAGGACGGGCACCCCGGCGAGCAGGGCCTCGGCCACGACGATCGGGAAGTTCTCGGCCCACCGGCTCGGCATCACGAGCAGGTCGGTCTCGGCGAGGGCGCGGGCCCGCCCGGCCTCGTCGAGCCAGCCGGCAGCGACCACCGCGTCGGCCGCCGACACGGCGTCGCGCAGGGGACCGTCACCGCCGACGGTGAGCGTGGCGCCCGGGACGCCGGCGCCCCACGCCTCGAGCAGCAGCGGGATCCCCTTGTGCTCGGCGAGCTTGCCGAGGAACAGGACGCGGAGCACGTCGGACTCGCTCCGCGGCGGGGCGTCCCGGGGCGCCGACCAACCGTGCGGCAGCACCGTGCTTCGGTGGGCGTCGAGTCGGAAACCGCGTTCCGCGTGCCGGTCGCGCGTGCGCTCGCTGGGGAAGATGAGCGTCGC
This window harbors:
- a CDS encoding acyl carrier protein gives rise to the protein MSPRIRVGTDMIAVQTVAASIDRFGDRYLDRILSPRERLQCHDEPHRVAARFAGKEAVVKLLRPAPDEPVLPHDVEILSLPSGAPVVRLHHAARDRSVRERLQSVSVSLTHEGGFAAATAVSVIRGKEHQPMSTIIREVLERHGHLSVPVAQVLDTDDLYQVGLTSHATITVMLAVEEECDIEFPDEALTRSTFATIASIEAVVRAQAVAA
- a CDS encoding glycosyltransferase, yielding MSSSLLSPLGGAEQYCLALAGAQVRRGHDVTVVTGWVDDGARALVAATGARLVVVPGRRPYSPDRQGTGRLARVRFHAAELRDSLRPTAITRFLEDGGFDAVHVHRFSGFGAAPFRLAGPRVVHTAHDFTLVHTSASLTRGDAPIDHVGRVQGLRSRVVAAAIPRDATLIFPSERTRDRHAERGFRLDAHRSTVLPHGWSAPRDAPPRSESDVLRVLFLGKLAEHKGIPLLLEAWGAGVPGATLTVGGDGPLRDAVSAADAVVAAGWLDEAGRARALAETDLLVMPSRWAENFPIVVAEALLAGVPVLTTTTASPPLVADGDSGLVVPPTAAALRGAIERLVDDRALRAALRAGATRRAEELDMDRHVDRVLEHYGASA